The following proteins are co-located in the Wenzhouxiangella marina genome:
- a CDS encoding cytochrome c3 family protein — translation MSRKDRKPVRARPARRHLRWFATVLFSVLLVGGAWSWWQAGQFEHRFDADYVGSAVCGNCHTIMHGQWQASPHANMVRRPDAGSVVGDFTEGEFRLPEDSPDPLAGEVVARMFQQDGRYYMALRHPERAEFVGFPIRQVVGYQYRQEYLFQEDGGVLRRLPLQWSTERQEYFPYWNLQEGSAQTLDDLWAQMQSVNSAWNLYCARCHVVNLEIHERNAAHTEARVSWQETGIGCESCHGPGSLHVAYMESSPINRLAMFARNHFEGKPVAYVANADKLPKEQAMSVCARCHGADIFGAHQDIYRLYEPGYSRSGRINDLSGYFRQAPLTPGRTSPTIEVWQNGRPRGIGMLFRSLIESACYQEAEVRCYDCHNPHQNKAEAVPGILTASETSNAYCGQCHGDIARDPGAHSRHSAGGPGSFCYDCHMPRHITKLNTGIWQRARTHEMSSLPNPEDSVRFGLDQAPNACSDCHEDLTPQELLEIRTRWWGAPEAGPAPDEGEVLARY, via the coding sequence ATGAGCCGGAAGGATCGGAAGCCGGTGCGGGCTCGGCCGGCACGGCGACATCTGCGCTGGTTCGCCACGGTCCTCTTTTCCGTATTGCTGGTGGGTGGTGCCTGGTCCTGGTGGCAGGCGGGTCAGTTCGAGCATCGCTTCGATGCGGACTATGTCGGTTCGGCGGTCTGTGGGAACTGTCACACGATCATGCACGGCCAGTGGCAGGCGTCGCCGCACGCCAATATGGTGCGTCGCCCGGATGCCGGCTCGGTGGTCGGTGATTTCACCGAAGGGGAATTCAGGCTGCCCGAGGACAGCCCGGACCCGCTGGCCGGCGAAGTGGTCGCGAGGATGTTCCAGCAGGACGGGCGCTACTACATGGCGCTTCGCCACCCCGAGCGCGCCGAATTCGTCGGTTTCCCGATCCGCCAGGTGGTCGGCTACCAGTATCGCCAGGAATACCTGTTCCAGGAAGATGGCGGCGTGCTGAGGCGATTGCCGCTGCAGTGGTCGACGGAGCGACAGGAGTATTTCCCTTACTGGAATCTGCAGGAGGGGAGCGCTCAGACCCTGGACGATTTGTGGGCCCAGATGCAGAGCGTCAATTCCGCCTGGAACCTCTATTGCGCACGCTGTCACGTGGTGAATCTCGAAATCCACGAGCGCAATGCGGCGCACACCGAGGCCAGGGTCAGCTGGCAGGAGACCGGCATCGGCTGTGAATCCTGCCACGGGCCGGGCAGCCTGCACGTGGCCTATATGGAGTCCTCGCCGATCAACCGATTGGCCATGTTTGCCCGCAACCACTTCGAGGGCAAGCCCGTCGCCTACGTGGCCAACGCCGACAAGCTTCCGAAGGAACAGGCCATGTCGGTCTGCGCACGCTGCCACGGCGCCGACATCTTCGGCGCCCACCAGGACATCTACCGGCTCTACGAGCCCGGATACAGTCGAAGCGGTCGGATCAACGACCTGTCCGGGTATTTTCGCCAGGCGCCCCTCACGCCCGGTCGGACCTCACCCACGATCGAGGTCTGGCAGAACGGACGCCCGCGCGGCATCGGCATGCTGTTCCGCTCCTTGATCGAATCGGCCTGCTACCAGGAGGCCGAAGTTCGATGCTATGACTGCCACAATCCGCACCAGAACAAGGCCGAGGCGGTGCCGGGCATTCTGACGGCCTCCGAGACTTCGAACGCCTACTGCGGTCAGTGCCATGGAGACATCGCCCGGGATCCAGGCGCTCACAGCCGGCACAGCGCCGGAGGACCCGGCAGTTTCTGCTATGACTGTCACATGCCGCGCCACATCACCAAGCTCAACACCGGCATCTGGCAGCGTGCCCGAACGCATGAGATGAGTTCCCTGCCGAATCCGGAAGACAGCGTTCGCTTCGGCCTCGATCAGGCGCCGAATGCCTGCAGCGATTGTCACGAAGACCTGACGCCTCAGGAACTGCTCGAGATCAGGACGCGTTGGTGGGGCGCGCCGGAGGCCGGGCCGGCGCCGGATGAGGGCGAGGTGCTGGCTCGTTACTGA
- a CDS encoding response regulator: MGKPDERRQTRRVDARRGLKVLIIDDSRTVVAALSHMLRQAGYQPFGASDAEKGLQLAVQERPDLIFLDIVLPGLNGFAALRRLRKNEHTANIPVIMISGNPQAAEKFYLERIGADDFMKKPFGRAEVFTRIEKLVRGGDLPPRANEEGSPHPHAQEALDDEHKISDDMPESAVPRSEDEVR, translated from the coding sequence TTGGGAAAGCCCGATGAACGCCGGCAGACTCGTCGCGTGGACGCCAGGCGCGGTCTGAAGGTCCTGATCATCGATGACTCGAGGACAGTCGTTGCGGCGCTCAGCCACATGCTGCGGCAGGCGGGCTACCAGCCGTTCGGGGCCAGCGATGCCGAAAAAGGCCTGCAGCTGGCGGTGCAGGAGCGTCCTGATCTGATCTTCCTCGACATCGTGCTGCCGGGCCTGAATGGCTTCGCTGCCCTTCGTCGTCTGCGCAAGAACGAGCACACGGCGAACATCCCCGTCATCATGATCAGCGGCAATCCGCAGGCTGCCGAGAAGTTCTATCTCGAGCGCATCGGTGCCGACGACTTCATGAAAAAGCCCTTCGGTCGTGCGGAGGTCTTTACCCGAATCGAAAAGCTGGTGCGTGGCGGGGATCTGCCACCACGCGCCAACGAAGAGGGCAGCCCTCATCCTCATGCGCAGGAAGCGCTGGATGATGAGCACAAGATCAGCGACGACATGCCCGAAAGCGCGGTGCCTCGTTCGGAGGACGAAGTCCGATGA
- a CDS encoding lipid A deacylase LpxR family protein, with translation MKFLPLAAGLLLAALTPFVQADDASDETERSALWVFEYENDLFAGRDRYYTSGLRLSLVGQTRTPPSWLESVARRFPGFEEAETLPYSFSIGHNIFTPADIENPEFPPNDRLYAGWLHLMFATGTLHEGGADRVRVGLGIAGPAAGGKQLQKTIHRLIDTRRPVGWNEQLENEPTLLLGYDRIRRINQLDTLNGHRFDVNAFGGVTVGNAYTHLTGGGFIRIGSNLTTDYGPPRITPAVSGSAFFQPNGRTWYLFLGTEGRLVGRDLFLEGNTIGGRDGVDIRRFVGEVFGGFVFSQGPFRVTYTHVWRSREFIGQPQGQDYGALSLSMWW, from the coding sequence ATGAAATTCCTGCCGCTGGCCGCTGGGCTGCTGCTCGCAGCCCTGACGCCATTCGTTCAAGCCGACGACGCGAGTGACGAGACTGAACGATCGGCACTCTGGGTGTTCGAGTACGAAAACGATCTGTTTGCCGGCCGCGATCGCTACTACACCTCCGGCCTGCGACTCAGCCTCGTGGGACAGACGCGAACCCCGCCGAGCTGGCTGGAATCCGTGGCCCGCCGCTTTCCGGGTTTCGAGGAAGCCGAGACCCTGCCCTACAGCTTTTCCATCGGCCACAACATCTTCACTCCAGCCGACATCGAGAACCCGGAGTTTCCGCCCAACGACCGCCTCTATGCCGGCTGGCTCCATTTGATGTTCGCCACCGGCACGCTTCACGAAGGCGGTGCGGACCGGGTCCGCGTCGGCCTGGGGATCGCCGGCCCGGCCGCTGGCGGCAAGCAATTGCAGAAGACGATTCATCGGCTGATCGACACCCGTCGGCCGGTCGGATGGAACGAGCAGCTGGAGAACGAGCCCACGCTCCTCCTCGGCTATGACCGCATCCGGCGGATCAACCAGCTCGACACGCTCAACGGCCACCGCTTCGACGTCAATGCCTTCGGTGGCGTGACCGTCGGCAACGCCTACACGCACCTGACCGGCGGCGGCTTCATCCGAATCGGCTCGAACCTGACGACCGATTACGGTCCTCCCAGGATCACCCCGGCCGTTTCGGGATCCGCGTTCTTCCAGCCCAACGGACGCACCTGGTACCTGTTCCTGGGCACCGAAGGCCGTCTGGTCGGACGCGATCTCTTTCTCGAAGGAAACACCATCGGTGGACGGGATGGAGTGGACATACGGCGTTTCGTCGGCGAGGTCTTCGGGGGCTTCGTGTTCAGCCAGGGGCCGTTCCGGGTCACGTACACGCACGTCTGGCGTAGCAGGGAGTTCATCGGTCAACCGCAGGGGCAGGACTACGGGGCCTTGTCCCTCTCGATGTGGTGGTAG
- a CDS encoding M13 family metallopeptidase encodes MITLFAISSVHADRPSPPATTTRAATLGAWGIETEGLAGQIEAGDDFFTYVNEGWISKAEMPPGFARFGAFTELALLAEERVEAIIRDAEASEEEDQVRIASLYRSYMDLDRIESLGLTPIRAELDQLLALETHEDIATWMSRNGTASIFSLFIGQDSGNPERYLVHIGQSGLGLPNRDYYLREDAPFPEHRAAYVHYIQATLERAGLDESQRRAEAIMALETALAEVHWSRVQQRDREANYRLIERAALEDIAPGFPWSDWLSARSVDAIDELVMRNDSAVQASAEWFRSVSVDDWRAWHAFHWLDNHGPYLGEAWRQAHFDFHDRRLGGVEEDRARDRRGIALVSSRLGELVGQVYVQRHFPASYKAQMETLVEYLRRAFRERLEALPWMDEETRSEALAKLAAFRPKIGYPDRWRDYSGIMMQGNDLIGNLDRLADWSWQDSLARLDEPVRDWEWFMSPQTVNAYYSSTRNEIVFPAAILQAPFFDPAADAAVNFGAIGGVIGHEMGHGFDDQGSRSDAAGVLRNWWSEQSRAQFDERSQRLADQYDAFEPLPGMNVNGRLSLGENIGDLGGLSIAHHAYRLYLEDHHDGQAPVLDGFTGDQRFFMAWSQVWRTIETEESLRARLIRGPHSPAQYRVNGVVRNIDAWYDAFGVTEEHALYLPPEARVSIW; translated from the coding sequence TTGATCACGCTTTTTGCGATCTCCAGCGTCCACGCCGACCGTCCGTCGCCCCCTGCGACCACGACCAGGGCCGCGACCCTCGGCGCCTGGGGCATCGAAACCGAAGGGCTCGCTGGACAGATCGAGGCCGGGGATGACTTCTTCACCTACGTCAACGAAGGCTGGATTTCAAAAGCGGAGATGCCGCCGGGCTTCGCTCGCTTCGGCGCCTTCACCGAGTTGGCCCTGCTGGCCGAAGAACGGGTCGAGGCGATCATTCGGGATGCAGAGGCCTCTGAAGAGGAGGACCAGGTCCGGATCGCGTCCCTGTACCGGAGCTACATGGACCTGGATCGCATCGAGAGCCTCGGTCTGACGCCGATCCGTGCCGAACTCGATCAACTGCTGGCGCTCGAGACCCATGAAGACATCGCGACCTGGATGAGCCGCAACGGGACCGCGTCGATCTTTTCGCTGTTCATCGGCCAGGATTCCGGCAACCCGGAACGCTACCTGGTCCACATCGGGCAAAGCGGCCTCGGCCTGCCCAACCGCGACTATTACCTGCGCGAGGATGCGCCCTTCCCCGAGCATCGCGCGGCCTATGTCCACTACATCCAGGCCACTCTTGAGCGTGCCGGCCTCGATGAGTCCCAGCGTCGCGCCGAAGCGATCATGGCCCTGGAAACGGCGCTGGCCGAAGTCCACTGGAGTCGAGTCCAGCAGCGAGACCGTGAGGCCAACTATCGCTTGATCGAGCGCGCCGCGTTAGAGGACATCGCACCGGGCTTTCCCTGGTCTGACTGGCTTTCGGCCCGTTCCGTCGACGCCATCGACGAACTGGTGATGCGCAACGACAGCGCGGTCCAGGCCAGCGCCGAGTGGTTCCGCTCGGTGTCGGTCGACGACTGGCGTGCCTGGCATGCCTTCCATTGGCTGGACAATCACGGGCCCTACCTCGGAGAGGCCTGGCGCCAGGCGCATTTCGATTTCCACGACCGTCGCCTCGGCGGGGTCGAAGAGGATCGCGCGCGCGACCGGCGAGGCATCGCGCTCGTCAGCAGCCGACTTGGCGAACTGGTCGGTCAGGTCTATGTCCAGCGCCATTTCCCCGCCAGCTACAAGGCCCAGATGGAAACCCTGGTCGAGTACCTTCGCCGCGCTTTCCGCGAGCGACTCGAGGCGCTTCCCTGGATGGACGAGGAAACGCGAAGCGAGGCGCTGGCCAAGCTGGCCGCCTTCCGTCCCAAGATCGGCTATCCCGACCGCTGGCGCGACTACTCAGGGATCATGATGCAGGGCAACGATCTGATCGGCAATCTGGATCGTCTCGCGGACTGGAGCTGGCAGGATTCCCTGGCCCGCCTGGACGAACCGGTAAGGGACTGGGAGTGGTTCATGTCGCCGCAGACGGTCAATGCCTACTACTCCTCGACGCGGAACGAGATCGTCTTTCCGGCCGCCATCCTGCAGGCGCCCTTCTTCGACCCGGCGGCAGACGCGGCCGTCAACTTCGGCGCCATCGGCGGCGTGATCGGCCACGAAATGGGCCATGGCTTCGACGACCAGGGCTCCCGCTCGGACGCCGCCGGCGTACTACGCAACTGGTGGTCCGAGCAGTCCAGAGCCCAGTTCGATGAGCGCAGCCAACGCCTCGCCGACCAGTACGACGCCTTCGAGCCCTTGCCGGGCATGAACGTCAACGGGCGCCTGTCCCTGGGCGAGAACATCGGCGATCTGGGTGGCCTGTCCATCGCCCACCATGCCTATCGTCTCTATCTCGAAGATCACCATGACGGCCAGGCGCCGGTGCTTGACGGATTCACCGGTGATCAGCGATTCTTCATGGCTTGGAGCCAGGTCTGGCGAACGATCGAGACGGAAGAATCCCTTCGGGCCCGTCTCATCCGGGGGCCGCACAGTCCGGCACAGTATCGAGTCAATGGCGTGGTGCGCAACATCGATGCCTGGTATGACGCCTTTGGCGTCACTGAAGAGCACGCGCTCTATCTCCCTCCGGAAGCGCGCGTCTCCATCTGGTGA
- a CDS encoding EAL domain-containing protein: MSERFYLESSRGQSHLPRRLNLDAFPATVGRHPDCNAQLNVDRISRLHARFELQDGALWVEDLGSTNGTFVNHQRIAERTALKVGDVVHLADHEFRLMREEGMGGPRGSAASTETVVGMSALPSEFPLQMAAFFDLLEHGKVEAFYQDICHADGTIYGHELLGRSLHEELTEGPGQLFALAAALNAEVKLSRLLRRRSFEAAARAGLKRPLFFNNHPAECEDFDALLAELARLHNDFPSLRLVFEVHEAAVTDRDTMSDVRRELDRMGIELAYDDFGAGQARLLELVEVPPDYLKFDISLVRGLEDRESAKYRLLKTLNELIVDMGIKTLAEGIETEETAALCREIGIDFLQGFLYSRPRAILRSA, translated from the coding sequence ATGAGCGAGCGTTTCTATCTCGAGAGTTCCAGGGGGCAGTCCCACCTTCCGCGGCGACTGAACCTCGATGCGTTTCCGGCCACGGTCGGGCGGCACCCCGACTGCAATGCGCAGCTCAACGTCGATCGAATCTCGCGTCTGCATGCCCGCTTCGAGCTGCAGGATGGCGCCCTCTGGGTCGAAGACCTCGGCAGCACCAATGGCACCTTCGTCAATCACCAGCGCATTGCCGAGCGCACTGCGCTCAAGGTGGGCGATGTCGTGCACCTGGCCGACCACGAGTTCCGCCTGATGCGCGAGGAGGGCATGGGAGGGCCGCGCGGTTCGGCCGCTTCGACCGAGACCGTCGTCGGAATGAGCGCCTTGCCCAGCGAGTTTCCCCTGCAGATGGCCGCCTTCTTCGATCTGCTCGAGCATGGCAAGGTCGAGGCCTTCTACCAGGACATCTGTCATGCCGATGGCACGATCTATGGCCATGAGTTGCTCGGTCGCAGTCTGCACGAGGAATTGACCGAGGGTCCTGGGCAGTTGTTTGCCCTGGCCGCTGCATTGAACGCGGAGGTCAAGCTGAGTCGCCTGCTGCGCAGGCGCTCCTTCGAGGCCGCCGCCAGAGCGGGCCTGAAACGTCCCCTGTTCTTCAATAACCATCCAGCCGAATGCGAGGATTTCGATGCGCTGCTCGCCGAGTTGGCAAGGTTGCACAACGATTTCCCGAGCCTGCGCCTGGTCTTCGAAGTGCACGAGGCCGCGGTCACCGATCGCGACACGATGAGTGACGTGCGTCGGGAACTCGATCGGATGGGCATCGAACTGGCCTACGATGATTTCGGGGCGGGTCAGGCTCGTCTACTCGAGCTGGTGGAAGTCCCACCGGACTACCTCAAGTTCGATATTTCTCTCGTTCGGGGTCTGGAAGATCGGGAATCGGCCAAGTATCGCCTGCTCAAGACCCTCAACGAACTGATCGTCGACATGGGCATCAAAACGCTCGCTGAGGGCATCGAGACCGAGGAAACCGCCGCACTCTGCAGGGAGATCGGCATCGATTTCCTGCAGGGCTTCCTCTATTCACGGCCTCGCGCCATCCTTCGATCGGCATGA
- a CDS encoding SDR family oxidoreductase, translated as MPEQDSRRPSVLITGGGAGLGEAMARRFAAAGYAVMVADLDEDRARGVAESLGASARWFVMDITDESAWTRAIEAVREEFGGLDVLVNNAGVAVGGSLEETSMEDWRWVIEIDLLGVVAGCKAFAPMMREQGRGHIINVASFAGFAAAPGINAYGTAKAGVVALSEMLRAELAPAGVEVSVLCPAFVKTRLTETMRAPDDSYQRRVERWMQNSGVTAEDVAQTVFAAVRRPRFMLLTHGNTRWAWRLKRWFPERYYRMLIKQVKKAERRARRG; from the coding sequence ATGCCAGAACAGGATTCTCGTCGACCCAGCGTACTGATTACCGGTGGAGGCGCCGGTCTCGGCGAGGCAATGGCGCGGCGTTTTGCGGCGGCAGGCTACGCCGTCATGGTGGCCGATCTCGATGAGGATCGCGCCCGCGGCGTGGCCGAATCGCTGGGAGCGTCAGCCCGTTGGTTCGTGATGGATATCACCGATGAGTCGGCCTGGACTCGGGCCATCGAGGCCGTGCGGGAGGAGTTCGGTGGTCTCGATGTCCTGGTCAACAACGCCGGTGTGGCCGTCGGCGGCAGCCTGGAAGAAACCTCGATGGAGGATTGGCGCTGGGTCATCGAGATCGATCTGCTCGGTGTGGTGGCGGGCTGCAAGGCCTTTGCGCCGATGATGCGTGAACAGGGACGCGGGCACATCATCAACGTCGCTTCCTTCGCCGGTTTTGCCGCGGCACCCGGGATCAACGCCTACGGCACGGCCAAGGCCGGGGTCGTGGCCCTGTCGGAAATGCTCCGCGCCGAGTTGGCGCCGGCCGGGGTCGAGGTGTCGGTGCTGTGCCCGGCCTTCGTCAAGACGCGCCTCACCGAGACCATGCGTGCACCGGATGACAGCTACCAGCGCCGCGTCGAGCGATGGATGCAGAACTCGGGTGTGACCGCAGAGGACGTGGCCCAGACCGTTTTTGCCGCCGTCCGACGCCCTCGTTTCATGCTGCTCACCCATGGCAATACGCGCTGGGCCTGGCGGTTGAAGCGCTGGTTCCCCGAGCGTTACTACCGGATGCTGATCAAACAGGTGAAGAAGGCCGAGCGACGTGCCCGCCGCGGATAG
- a CDS encoding cobalamin-binding protein: MRIVSHTCSNTEIVCALGRADWLVGVDDHSDFPPEIVSTLPRIGPDLDIDVERVQALKPDLVITSLTVPGHERCLERLQSAGLPLLLTQPQGLTDVIEDIRRIGLALDAATAARHLIEAFEQRLDLPPPAHAPVPILIEWWPKPVIVPGRRSWTNEMLERVGGVNPFADVDRESLEISTEQACSAQPEAIVMSWCGVAEDKYRPHIVTRREGWSELPAVRNGRVLPISEAWLGRPGPRLIEGFDRLAEVVRRCRE, encoded by the coding sequence ATGCGCATCGTCTCCCACACCTGTTCGAACACCGAGATCGTCTGCGCCCTGGGACGGGCCGACTGGCTGGTGGGCGTCGACGATCATTCGGATTTCCCTCCCGAGATCGTCTCGACGCTGCCCCGGATCGGTCCGGACCTGGACATCGACGTCGAACGCGTGCAGGCGCTGAAGCCCGACCTGGTCATCACCTCGCTGACCGTGCCCGGTCACGAGCGCTGCCTGGAACGATTGCAATCGGCCGGGCTCCCTCTCCTCCTCACCCAGCCGCAGGGCCTGACCGATGTGATCGAGGACATCCGCCGCATCGGCCTGGCGCTGGATGCGGCCACTGCGGCTCGGCATCTGATCGAGGCCTTCGAGCAGCGCCTGGACCTTCCCCCTCCAGCGCATGCGCCCGTCCCGATCCTGATCGAATGGTGGCCCAAGCCGGTGATCGTTCCCGGCCGCAGATCCTGGACGAACGAGATGCTCGAACGGGTCGGTGGAGTCAATCCCTTTGCCGACGTTGATCGCGAGAGTCTGGAAATCAGCACCGAGCAGGCCTGCTCGGCGCAGCCCGAAGCCATCGTGATGAGCTGGTGCGGCGTAGCCGAAGACAAGTATCGGCCGCACATCGTCACCCGGCGGGAGGGCTGGTCGGAACTCCCGGCGGTCCGAAACGGGCGGGTGCTCCCGATCAGCGAAGCCTGGCTGGGCCGTCCCGGACCTCGCCTGATCGAGGGCTTCGACAGGCTGGCCGAAGTGGTCCGCCGTTGCCGCGAATGA
- a CDS encoding MFS transporter — protein MVSRKRAPMKEIAGWAMFDFANQAYTLLIITVVFGDLFTRVIVGDAPDFRLGNLLWSLALAISYLLVVVAAPICGAVMDHRRWRKRFLFLSYLATVISTALLWLIEPGWILWAMALIIVSNFAYAIGESFIAAFLTGLGPPEDLGWISGLGWALGYAGGLVATAFALAFLGEVSLDNYDRIRWVGPFAAGFFLLTALPTFLWLRERGRRRPLPDGASYLRLAVKRMQGTFRQLGRFHDLAWLMGSIFFLMAGVYIVVSFAFIFGAQVIGWSESTRVLMFVLVQITAAIGALGFGVLQSMIGARRTYLITLWLWLLAILAIWQTPAIAELSRSLFGVHWSAEQVFLGAGVLAGLSLGSSQSAGRALVGLLTPNGRSAEFFGFWGTASKLAAIFGILGLGLLQAAFGLGTAIVFCLLLFALAILIGIRVNEDRGRRAASLR, from the coding sequence ATGGTCAGCAGAAAACGTGCGCCGATGAAGGAGATCGCCGGCTGGGCGATGTTCGACTTCGCCAATCAGGCCTACACCCTGCTGATCATCACCGTGGTCTTCGGTGATCTGTTCACGCGGGTGATCGTCGGTGATGCGCCGGACTTCCGCCTCGGCAATCTGCTCTGGAGCCTGGCGCTGGCGATCAGCTACCTGCTGGTCGTGGTCGCGGCCCCGATCTGCGGCGCCGTCATGGACCATCGTCGCTGGCGCAAGCGCTTTCTCTTCCTGAGCTACCTGGCCACGGTCATCAGCACCGCCCTGCTCTGGCTGATCGAACCCGGCTGGATCCTCTGGGCCATGGCCTTGATCATCGTTTCGAACTTTGCCTACGCGATCGGGGAGTCCTTCATCGCCGCCTTTCTGACCGGCCTGGGGCCACCCGAGGATCTGGGCTGGATTTCGGGCCTGGGCTGGGCCCTTGGCTATGCCGGCGGCCTGGTCGCCACGGCCTTTGCCCTGGCTTTTCTCGGCGAAGTCAGCCTGGACAACTACGATCGCATTCGCTGGGTCGGCCCCTTCGCCGCCGGCTTCTTCCTACTGACCGCCCTTCCGACCTTTCTCTGGCTGCGCGAGCGTGGTCGCCGACGCCCCTTGCCCGACGGTGCCAGCTATCTTCGCCTGGCCGTGAAGCGGATGCAGGGCACGTTTCGACAGCTGGGACGTTTCCACGATCTGGCCTGGCTGATGGGCTCGATCTTCTTCCTTATGGCTGGCGTCTACATCGTGGTCAGCTTCGCCTTCATCTTCGGCGCCCAGGTCATCGGCTGGTCCGAGTCCACCCGCGTGCTGATGTTCGTACTGGTACAGATCACCGCCGCCATCGGCGCGCTGGGTTTCGGTGTCCTGCAGTCCATGATCGGCGCACGTCGCACCTACCTGATCACCCTCTGGCTCTGGCTGCTGGCGATTCTCGCGATCTGGCAGACGCCCGCCATTGCCGAACTGAGCCGGTCCCTGTTCGGCGTGCATTGGTCGGCCGAACAGGTCTTTCTCGGCGCGGGCGTGCTGGCGGGCCTGAGCCTGGGCTCCTCCCAATCGGCTGGCCGCGCACTGGTCGGCCTGCTGACACCCAACGGCCGCTCGGCCGAGTTCTTCGGCTTCTGGGGCACGGCCTCGAAGCTGGCCGCGATCTTCGGCATCCTCGGCCTCGGCCTGCTGCAGGCTGCCTTCGGGCTCGGCACGGCGATCGTCTTCTGCCTGCTGCTGTTTGCCCTGGCCATCCTCATCGGAATTCGAGTCAACGAGGACCGCGGACGCCGCGCGGCCAGTCTGAGGTAG
- a CDS encoding HD-GYP domain-containing protein produces MRKSGEPQNESGSMWQTELIIHPSDLQIGHFIIRLDIPWIETPFPLQGVLVNDAKTRRWFMDHCQWVVIDYSRSPNKVRPKPSRLSHEAARTARQSDPRHPVNSLRGSRLDAETVGAALKAYSLLDGQARRMIKTFSERGVIEVKTAEKVVGELSDYLERNLAAMVWLTRIKDRDDYTAQHSINCAILALGLAHALEWPQEQVERAGLAALLHDLGNVTLDLDLLNKPGRLTGEEYQVIKTHTTAGYELLNKEHDVHPDIALAALEHHERPDGLGYPNGRKSGEINPVSQLVSVVDVYDAVTSDRGYRPARSHHDALGILWRGRGRKFDKAMVETFIHFMGWVAPGTLVRLSNGELAVVEETNIGHGFYPLVRLLIPGSAGYRAGKRLDLAELRDEQGRPKLRIAEVLPDGAQGVKVKSLLVSALDEDSG; encoded by the coding sequence ATGAGAAAGTCGGGGGAACCGCAGAACGAATCGGGCTCGATGTGGCAGACGGAGCTCATCATCCATCCCTCCGATCTGCAGATCGGGCATTTCATCATTCGTCTGGACATTCCCTGGATCGAAACGCCCTTTCCCCTGCAGGGGGTCCTGGTCAACGACGCGAAGACCCGGCGCTGGTTCATGGATCACTGTCAGTGGGTGGTGATCGACTACTCGCGCAGTCCCAATAAGGTCCGCCCGAAACCCAGCCGCCTGAGCCACGAAGCAGCGCGAACGGCCCGTCAGTCCGATCCTCGACACCCGGTGAACAGCCTGCGGGGCTCGCGACTGGACGCGGAAACCGTGGGGGCCGCGCTCAAGGCCTACAGCCTGCTCGACGGGCAGGCGCGGCGCATGATCAAGACCTTTTCCGAACGCGGGGTGATCGAGGTCAAGACGGCCGAGAAGGTGGTCGGGGAGCTGTCCGACTATCTCGAACGAAATCTCGCAGCCATGGTCTGGCTGACCCGAATCAAGGATCGGGACGACTACACGGCACAGCACTCGATCAATTGCGCCATTCTCGCTCTGGGGCTGGCACACGCCCTGGAATGGCCTCAGGAGCAGGTCGAACGGGCTGGTCTGGCAGCACTGCTGCATGATCTTGGCAACGTGACCCTCGATCTCGATCTGCTCAACAAACCCGGGCGCCTGACCGGCGAGGAATACCAGGTCATCAAGACCCACACGACCGCTGGCTACGAACTGCTGAACAAGGAGCACGATGTCCACCCCGACATCGCACTGGCCGCGCTCGAACACCATGAGCGCCCCGACGGGCTGGGTTACCCGAACGGCCGCAAGAGCGGCGAGATCAATCCGGTCTCGCAGCTGGTTTCGGTGGTCGATGTCTACGATGCCGTGACCTCCGATCGAGGCTATCGACCGGCGCGTTCGCACCACGATGCGCTGGGGATCCTGTGGCGCGGGCGGGGACGCAAGTTCGATAAGGCCATGGTCGAGACCTTCATCCATTTCATGGGCTGGGTGGCCCCGGGCACGCTGGTGCGTCTCTCGAACGGTGAGCTGGCGGTCGTCGAGGAAACCAATATCGGCCACGGCTTCTATCCACTCGTCCGTCTGCTGATTCCCGGTTCCGCCGGTTATCGTGCGGGCAAGCGGCTGGACCTGGCCGAGCTCAGGGATGAGCAGGGTCGGCCGAAGCTGCGCATCGCCGAAGTGCTTCCCGATGGCGCCCAGGGCGTCAAGGTCAAGTCGCTGCTGGTATCGGCACTGGATGAGGATTCGGGCTGA